The Candidatus Eisenbacteria bacterium genomic interval GCTCTTCTCGGGGACGCTCGACAGCTCGTCGACGAACACCGCCCCTTTGGCCCTCAGATCCTCGACCACGTGGCGATTGTGCACGATCTCGTGGCGAACGTAGATCGGCGCGCCGTAGACCTGGAGCGCCATCTCGACGATATCGATGGCGCGGTCGACGCCCGCGCAGAACCCGCGCGGCGCGGCGATGAACAACTTGGGGGTCTGGTGACTCATGGTGAGCCCGCTCCGGACGGGCGGTTCGCGACTCTACCGGAACGGCTCGCGGGGCGCCAAGAAGGGGACGCCCTTCAGCGCTTGCGGGGCCCCTTCACCGCGGCGCTGTCGCGCGCTGCCTTGGACGCCACCGCCTGCACACTGTCCGCGATGAACAGAGTCCGCAGAGAGTCCGGCGCGCGGGACCGCAGCACGGCGATCAATGCTTCCACCCGCGCCTGCTCGGCGCGGTCACCGACGAACATCTGCTGGCCGGTCCGGAGCTGCTCGAGCGCTTCCCGGGTGCGTCCTCTTCCGGCCAGAGCCATGCCATAGACCACACGCGGCGCGCCCGATCGGGGAGCGACGCGCAAACCTTCCTGGGCCAGGACGAGCGCTTCGTCGTGGCGTCCCAGGTTCTGGAGCAGCTCCACCGCCGAGAGCCGCGCGGCGTGCTCTTCCGGCGCCGTCTTCAACCACCGCCGGTAGGCGTCGACTGCCTCCTCGTCGCGACCGCTCTCGCGCAGCAGCTGGACTTCGGCGAGATGACCCAGCACGAACGACGAGTCCACCTCGGTCGCGCGACGATACGCCGCCAATGCGCTGTCCGCTCGTCCGGCCCGGCGCTCGAGGTTGCCGAGGTTGAACCAGGTGACCGGATCGCGGGGCGAGCGCCGGAGCGCTTCCTGGTACGCGGTGCGGGCCTCGCGCTCCCGGCCCGAAGCGGCCAGCGCGGCGCCGAGGTCGCGATGCTCCTCGGCGGAAGGCGGCGGCAGGGCGATTGCGCGTCGCAGCGCGCGCTCCGCGTCTTTCGGCCGGCTGGCTTTGAGGTACGCCGCCCCGAGCCCGTGCCATGCCAGCCCGTCCTTTGCGTCGCGCCGCGTCACCAACTCGAGCTGCTGGATCGCGCGCGGCGTGTCGCCGGCACGCGTCAGCGCGATGCCGAGCTCACGCGCGGCGTCGCGATGGTCGGGATGCCGCTCGACTTCGGCCGCGAAGCACTTGACCGCCTCTCCCCACTGCGCGCGCGTGTTGAAGAGGAGACCCATGCGGTAGTTCGCGTCGCGCAGATTGGGATCGATCTTCAGGGCGTTCCGATAGGTGACGATCGCCGCGCCGGGATGGTTCTCGCGCTCGTACTGCCTGGCCTTCTCGAACTGAGCGCGCGCCTGCGTGGCGACATCGCCCACCGTGGTGTCGGCCGGATTGGGGCGGCCCGGAATCAGCACCGGGGCCGGCTCCGACTCGGGCGGACTGCTGTCCGCGCGCGACGGGATCCACAACGTCGGCCCGCTCTTGCCGGTCTGCGCACCGATCGAGGGGGCTTCGGCTCCGGCGGAGAGCAGGATCAGGAGAACGAACCCCATGCCGGAGAGGAAACGGCGAGGCCCCGCCGGCGGCGGGGCCCCATGGATGTGCGACGTGATCAACGACCGGAGAAGCTGGGCTTGCGCTTCTCGACGTAAGCGCTCAGCCCCTCCTTGGCGTCCTCGCTCTGGAAGAGCTGCTGCTGGAGCTCGCGCTCGACCGCCAGGGCGCTCTCGAACGGAATCTCCACGCCGCTCTGCACCGAGCGCTTGATCCGGCCGACCGCCTTCGATGCGCGATGAGGAGGACAGAATCCCTCGGCGTATTTCTGGACCTTCTCGATGAACTCGTCGCTGGTGGCCGTCTCCCAGATCTGGTTGACGATGCCGAGCTCCCGCCCTCGTTCGAAGTCGAAGGTCTCGCCGCTCACCATGAGCTCGATGGCGGTGCTCTTGTTGACCAGCCGCGCCAGTCGCTGGGTGCCTCCGGTGCCCGGGAGCACACCGAGCGAGACTTCGGGAAGTCCGAGCTTGCCGGCTCCCTTGCGGGCAATGCGGAGATCGGCCGCCATCGCGATCTCGAGACCGCCCCCCACGGTGTGGCCGTTGAGCGCCGCGATCACCAGCTTGGGAGTGTGCTCGAGTCGGTTGAGCGTCTCGTTGGCGTGGAGGCAGAAGAAGTACTTGAAGGTCGGGTTCACCGTCTTGAGCATGTTGATGTTGGCGCCGGCGCAGAAGAACTTTTCCCCCGCCCCGCGCAGCACCACGACATGCACGTTCTCGTCGAAGCGCGCCTGCAGGATGGCGTCGTCGAGGTCGCGCATCATCTCGTACGTGTAGGTGTTGGCGGGCGGATCCACGAGCTCGATCCACGCCACCCCGTTCTTGACCCGGTAATCCGCCAGCTTCTTGGCCGTGGTGCTCTCCATTGAGGGGGCCTCTCCGTTTCGCGTCGACGACGAGCGGCCGCTGGGGCCGCGGTGGTTCACAGGAAGATCGCGAGTATAAGGGGATCGGGTACCCGATAAAAAACATTGAACCGCAGCGCCGGGCGGTTCATCGTATATCTACGATAAACGATCCGAGGCTCGACAAACCCTGGGAGAGAGCATGAGCCCAAGCCCGACCGCCCCTGCCCGTGGGGGGAAACGCGGCGCGAGATCAGAAGCCACCGCGAAAGATCTCGACCTGGCCCGGCTGGCCAAGGCGCTCGGTCACCCGGCGCGAGTCGCGATCCTGAAGTTCCTGAGCGCGAGCGGGGAGTGTCAATGTGGCTCGATCGTCGACCAGCTTCCCCTGGCCCAGGCGACGGTGTCCCAGCACTTGAAGGTCCTGAAAGGCGCAGGATTGGTCCGCGGCACGATCGATCCGCCGCGCGTCTGTTACTGCGTGAACCCTGAAGCGGTCCAGCGGCTCAAGACGCTGGTCGAGGAGCTATGAGATGAGTGACGCACCCACCCCGATGGAACCCGTTTCGGAAGCCTGCTGCGACTCCACATGCTGTGGCGGCGAAGCGTCCCGTCACGAGCCTTTGCCTGCCGCGCTCGAATCGTCCGCCGACGTGCGCAACGCCGTGCGCGAGCGCTATGGCGCGATCGCCGAAGGCCGGTCGGCCGGATGCTGCGGGACCGAGTGCGGCTGCAACGGCGGCTCCATCGAAGGCGTGCTCGAGCAGATTGGTTACACGTCGGAGCAGATCGAAAGCATCCCCGCGGAGTCGAACCTCGGCCTGGGATGCGGCAGTCCGCTCCGCGGGGTGGCGCTGCGGCCTGGTGACGTGGTCCTCGATCTCGGCTCCGGCGCCGGTCTCGACGTGTTCCTGGCGGCTCGCGCGGTGGGTCCCCAAGGCCGGGCCATCGGCGTGGACATGACCCCTTCCATGGTCGAGCGCGCCCGGTCCGTGGCCGCCCGTCACGGCATCGACAACGCCGAGTTCCGGCTCGGCGAGATCGAGCATCTGCCGGTGGCCGACGCGAGCGTCGATCTGGTCATCTCCAACTGCGTGGTGAATCTCTCACCGGACAAGGGCCAGGTGTTTCGTGAGGCGTATCGCGCGCTGAAGCCCGGGGGGCAGATGGTGGTGAGCGATCTCGTTCTGGATCGGGTCTTGTCACCCGAGCTCAGACGATCGGTGGACCTGTACGTCGGTTGCGTGGCCGGCGCGGCGCTGCGCGAGGAATACCTGCGGTTGGTCCGCGAGGGCGGGTTCGGCGACGTGACGATCGTCCACGAGTCGGGCTATGACCCCGGACTCTCCGATCTGCCCGAAGAGAGTCCCGAGCGCGCGGCTTTCGGGGCGGTGCGATCGATCACCGTGGCCGCGCGCAAAGGTTGAGGCGGTTTGTATTTCCTTGCTCTCCCCAGGGAGAGTAGGGAGTTGCAGAGGAGCACTGCGTCGCGCTATTCGAACCGAGTCGCTCCCGAAGCGAGGGCCTCGCTGGTAAAGCGTGGCGAGCGCTTCTCGAGGAAAGCGCGGGTTCCCTCGGCCACGTCGGCGCTGGCCCAACACGAGCGCTGAGCGTCGATCTCCGTCTCGAGGCACTCGGCGAGCGAACGCTCGAGCGAAGCCGTCAGCGTGCGCTTGGTGAGCCGAACGCTGGTCTGAGGTGCCGAAGCCAGCCGCGAGGCGACGGCGCGGACCTCGTCGGCGAATTGCTCGTGCGCCACGACGCGATTGACGAGCCCGATGCGCAAGGCTTCCTGAGCGTCGATCAGCTCTCCGAGCCAGCACAGCTCGAGAGCCTTGGCGAGGCCCACGAGCCTCGGCAAGTGATACGCGCCGCCCCAGTCGATGTGCAGTCCGAGGCGCACGAACGTCTCTCCGAGGACGGCGCGGTCCGAGGCGATGCGCAGATCGCAACCGAGCGCCAGGTTGAGCCCGCCGCCGGCCGCGGGACCATTGATGGCGGCCAGTGTCGGGATCGGCAGCGCCGCCAGCCGGCGGGCCGCGAGACGCCCGGCCTCCAGCATGGGAAGGAACTCCTCGTAGGAAGCATCTCGGGATTTGAGGTCGGCCATGTGCTGGATGTCGCCGCCGGCCGAGAACGCTCGTCCCGCGCCGGTGATCACCAACACCCTGACTTCGGCGTCGGCGGCCACACGGTCGAGTGCCGGCACGAGCGCGTCCCGCATGTCGTCCTTGAAGGCATTGAGCTTCTCGGGACGATTGAGGGTGAGGGTGGCGACACGGTCCGCGACGGCGAGCTCGACGAGTTCCGACATGGGTCCTCCGGGAATGGAATCGGACGGGACGGCCGGGCAGGGCAAGGTCGATGGCCGTTGGGCAGGCTACTTCTTTCACTGCTTCCTGACGATGACGTGGGCGGCGGAGCTTCGCGAATGCTCTGCCGGCGCGCTCGGCTCCGATTGCGGGCCCCGAGCGGCGCGTGCGAGAATCGCGGACATGATGCCTCTTCGGACCCGCCTCCGAAGCGACCGGTTGCGCGCCTTCGGGATCGTGGTGATCGCCGTTCTGGCGCTCGCCTCGGCGGGTCACATCTGGCATCACCTCACCGACGAAGCGTGCGAGAACCCGCGGGATGCCTTCCCCCATCCGTGCGCTCAATGCGCCGGTCTTCACGGCGGCGTCGTGGCGGAAGCCATCCAGGCCGCGCCCGCTCCGCGTCTCGTCGATCACGCCGCGGTCTTCCTGGGTCAGGACCTCGATCGCGTCGAACAGTCGCGCGGCACCGCTTCTCCCAGGGCCCCGCCTCTCTCCTAGAGCTCGACGGCGAGCGCCTCGCGCTTCCCGTCCTTTCCGGCCTCGCCGACGAATGCCGCGAGGCCAGACCTCTTGCTCTTGGAGACACAGGAGGACTGTGTGCTCGCTCGCCATCCCTTCTTCGGAGGGGTGCTACGCCTGCTTCCCGCGCTGACGCTCCTCACATGGGCGGCGACGGCCCGTGCCGGCGTCACCAATCCGAACATCTCCATCGTGGGACAGCCGTTTTCGCGTTGGACCGACGACGAAGGCGATCCCGCCGCCCGGCGCGCCACGCTCGACGTCGGGGAAACCGAGGTGATCTATGACGACTACCTCAACCCGTACGCGCGCGGCTTCTTCACGCTGGCGTTCACGCCGGAAGAAGTTGGAGTGGAGGAGGCATACTTCACGCTGCTGCGTGGCTTGCCCGCCGGGCTCACGATCAAGGGCGGAAAGTACCGCGTCGAGTTCGGCAAGCTGAATCCCCTGCATCCGCACGCGGTGCCCTTCGCGGAGCGCCCCCGTGTGCTCGCGGCGTACCTGCCGGGCGAGGCGTCGTTCAACGAAACCGGCCTCCAGCTCTCCGGCCGCCTTCCGAGTCCGGGGGATTGGGCGATCACGGTTTCGGCCGACTGGCTGAAGGGCGACTCCTACCTCATCGATCGCGAATCTTCGGGTGATCCGACCGATCCGCTCGAGCTGGGGGGCGACGACCGCGCCGGCGAGCCGCGGCCCGCAGGAATCGGCCGGCTGTCGGCCTTCGTGCCGATCGACGACCGCTCCGGCCTCGAGCTCGGGGTCTCCGGGACCCAGGGCACCAACAACGTGGCGGCTGCGACCAGGACCACCGTGTGGGGCGGCGACGCCAAGCTCAAGCTGTGGACGTCGGCCAATGCCTATCTCCTCCTCCAGGCCGAGGTCCTCAGCCTGGACCGCGAGAACGCGGCATGGGATCCGGCGGCGGCGAGCTACACGAAGTCGACGGTGACGCCGTTCGGCGGCTACGTGTACGCCGACTACAACTTCGATACCCGTTACAACGTCGGCGCCTCGTACGAACACTTCCAGGAGCCGACCTCGAGCCAGGCCACCCACCAGACATTCGGCGTGTTCGCCGGCCTGGCGCTGCTCGAAGAGTCCACCGCGTTCCGACTGGACTGGAACCACTCGATGCCGGGCAGCGGGTCGTCGTTCCCCGGCGAAGTGAACACGGTCACCTTCCGCGTCATCTTTTCCATGGGCCCTCACAAGGCCCATCAGTTCTAGGAGACTCGTCATGAAGACATGGCTCGCGGCGCTCGCGCTGGGCGCGTCGCTCCTCTGGCCGATCGAGGCCGGAGCGAAGATTCGAGTCGCTGCTTCGATCAACGACCTGGCGTCGATCGCGAACAGTGTGGGCGCCGATCAGGTCGAGGTGTTCGCGATCGCGCGCCCGAACACCGACGTTCACCGTGTCGAGGCCTTGCCCTCGTACATGGTCAAGGTCTCGCGCGCGCAGATCTACCTCAAGGTCGGACTCCAGCTCGACCAGTGGGCGGACCCGATCATCGACGGATCGCGCAACCAGCGACTCACGATCGTGGACTGCTCGCAGGGCGTGCGCGTCCTCGAGGTCCCGACCGGACGAGTCGACGCCTCGATGGGCGACGTGCATCCCAACGGCAATCCTCACTACTGGCTCGACCCCAGGAACGGCGGCGTCATCGCCCGCACCATCGCCGAGGCCTTCGCCAGGCAGGATCCCGCGCACGCGGCGGATTTCCGAAGCCGGGCCGAGGCCTTTGCCCGGGACGCGGAGGCGACGTGGAAGAAGGGCGTGCAGACCGCGTCTTCGCTGCCGAGCAAGGTGGTGTTCACCTACCACCGCTCGTGGTCCTACTTCGCAGACGCCTTCGGTCTCGAAGTCGCGGCCACCGCCGAGCCGGTGCCGGGGATCCCTCCGACCGCGCGGCATCTGGCCGATCTCGTGCAGATCGCCAAGTCCCGCGGCGTGCGCGTTCTGATCAAGGAGCCTTACTTCCAGACCGACGCGTCGAAGTTCCTCGAGCGGCAGGCTTCGGTGAAGACCGCGGCCGCAGCCCCCTCCTGCGACTTGCCCGCGGCCGGAAGCTACTTGGCCCGCTTCGGCACCGTGCTCCAGGCCGTGATCGCGGCTTCGGGCAGAGGCACCCCATGATCGAGGCCATTTCGTTGCCGTTCTTCCAGATCGCCGCGATCTCGGTGCTGGTGCTGGCGGGCATTCATGCCTACCTCGGCTTTCACATCGTGCGGCGCGGCGTGCTGTTCGTGGATCTCGCGCTCGCGCAGATGGCGGCGCTCGGCGTCGCGCTCGGCATCGTGCTCGGCCTCGAGCACAACGAGACAGCGTCCTACCTGCTGGCGCTCGGGATGACGTTCATCGGTGCGGCGGTGTTCTCCTGGCTCCGCGGACGGGCGCGCAACGTGCCGCTCGAAGCCTTCATCGGCGTTGTGTTCGCGACGGCGCAGGCGCTGGTCTTCCTGGTGCTGGAGAAGAGCCCCGCCGGTCCGGAGCACCTGAAGGAGACGCTGGTCGGCACGCTCTATACGGTCGATCCGCATCACATCGCATGGGTCGCCGTTCTCTATACGGCCATCGGACTGGTGCACTTCTTCCTCCGAAAGCCGTTCTTCGAGATCACCACGGATCCCCAGGGGGCGCGCGCCCGCGGGCGGCGCCTCTTCCTGTGGGACCTGCTCTTCTACGCCACCTTCGGATTCGTGGTGACGTCAGCAGTGCAGATCGCGGGCGTGCTGCTGGTGTTCGGTCTGCTCGTCATCCCGGCGATCGCCGGCGTCATGGCGACATCGCGCACGGTTCCCGCGCTGGTGGTGGGCTGGATCTTCGGCATCGCGGCCGGCTTCGTGGGACTGATCGGCTCGGTGCAGCTCGACCTCCCGGCGGCGCCGAGCGTCCTCGTTTCTCTGACCGCGATGCTTCTACTCCAGGGACTGCTGCTGTCGGTCGTGAGGCGGGGGCGATCGCAGGCCGCTCGAGCGTAATGGGCGCGGCACTGCGTTCGTTTCGTCTCACACCAGTTCGACCGCCAGGAGTGACACGTCGTCGCGCAAGCCGCGCCCGCTCCAATCCCGGACCTCGCGCATGAGCTCTGCCGTTCCGCCCGACAGGCTGCGGTGCCGGTGGCGCCGCAACCCAGTGAGGACCCGCTCGCGCCCGAACTCGGCGCCCGAGGCATCCACGGCTTCGACGACGCCATCCGAGGCGAAGTAGAGACGGCTCCCGGCCGCGAGCGACACCCGGTGGTCGCGATACGTCGCATCGGGCAGCACGCCGATCGGAAGATCGAAGCGCCGGATCTCCTCGGGCTCGCCGCCGCGCGGCACGTGGAACGGCGCGCCCTGGCCCGCGGAGACGAAGCGCAGCTCGCGCCTGGGCACGTCGAGGATCCCGTAGACCATCGTGAAGTACTGTCCGGAGTCGGAGTCCATCGGGAACATCCGGTTGAGCCGGGCGGCGACTCGGCGCGGCGACACCAGACGAGGCGTCCTGCGTCCGTTGCGCGCGGCCTCGACCAGGAGAGCCCCGGGCATCGGGTAAGGGCGTAGGGCGTGGTGGAGCGCCACCGACAACATCGCGGCCTTCACGCCGTGTCCGCTGACGTCGATGAGGTAGAACCCCAGGTGCTCCGCATCGAGCGCGAACACGTCGAGCGTGTCCCCTCCGAGACGCTCGCAGGGCTCCACCGACCATGCCACCCGGACGCCTTCGATGGCGGGTGGCGCGGCGGGAAGCAGCGATCGCTGCATGTCGGCCGCGGCTTCGAGGTCCGCTCGCATGCGCGCATTCGCGCGCCGGAGGTGTTCTTCCGCGGCGCGACGGTCAGTGACGTCGCGCAGCAGCGCGATCAGGTAGCTCCCCGTGCTGAGACCCACGACCGAGGCGGAGATTTCCGTGGCGCGGCGTTCCCCGGTGCGCGTCCGGCATTCGACTTCGATGGTGGACCCCATCCCGCGTTCGAGCACCTGGCGTGCGAATGCCTTCAGCTCGTGCGGGTCGTCGGGATAGAGACCCATGAGAGGCATGGACAGGAGCTCGGCATGCTCGTATCCCAGCATCTCGCAGGCGCGGTGGTTGACGTCAACGATCCGGTCGCTGGACGGATCCACCACCAGGATCCCGTCGTTCGAGTGATCGAAGATCTTGCGCAGCGCGTCCTCGCTGCGAACCAGCGCCTCTGCGGCGCGCTCGGCGGCGCGGTTCCAGGCCTCGAGCTCGGCGACTCGAGCGCGCAGTCGATCGAGCTCCAGCGTCGAGTCTTCGATCGACGAAACAGCCATCAAGGCCAAGGTGCACCTCGCTCGCGGTGAGAGGTTGCTGCGGGTGGATGCCGATGGGTGAGATACGTGGATGGTCGGAGACAGATGCCTGCGCCGGACGAGCGCACCCTCCCGGGCCACGTGCGCGGAGGCCTGACAGATGCTTTACTCCCGCGCCATGAAACCTGACCGCTATCGGCTCTATGAAGCATCCGTGCAAGATGTCGAGTTCGATCTGGATTTCCTGCGCAGCATCTACAAGCGCAAACGCGGCACGCCCTTCGAGCGGCTGCGCGAAGATTTCTGCGGCACCGCCCGGCTGGCCTCGACGTGGGTCGAGCGCAAGGCCACGCGCCAGGCATGGGCGGTCGATCTCGACCGCCGACCCATCGACTGGGCCCGGACCCATCACTTGCCGCTGATCGGCGGCGCCGCTCGCAGATTTCGCTTCGTGCGCGCCGACGTTCGTCGCGCGCGCACCCCGAAGGTGGATGTCGTGGTGGCGCTCAATTGCTCGTACTGGGTGTTCAAGCAGCGCGCCCAGCTCGTGGAGTACTTCCGCAGCGTGCGGCGCTCGCTGGCGCCGCGAGGGCTCATGGTGCTCGATGCATTTGGAGGCGATCGAACGTTGCGGGAGATGGTCGAACGCCGCCGCATACGCGGCATTCGCACGCGGACCGGCGAGCGAGTTCCGGCTTTCACCTACGTCTGGGAGCAGAAGAGCTTCAATCCCATCGACTACAACCTGCACGCCGCAATCCACTTCGAGCTCGATGATGGCACCGAGCTGCGCAACGCCTTCAAGTACGATTGGCGCGTGTGGGGACTGCCGGAGATCGACGAGGCGCTGCGCGAGGCCGGGTTCCGCGAGGTCCAGGTCTACGTGCAAGGCTGGGACGATGAGACGAACAAGGCGCTCAGTGTCTTTCGCCGTCGGGTGCGATTCGTGAACCAGGAAGCCTGGCTCGCCTTCATCATCGGCGTGAAGTGACGGCTCGCGTCCGTCGCCTCCGAGGATGATCGACAGCCCGGTGAGGCTCGCGGAGGCGTCGAGGGTTGCCTAGCCGCTCCCGAGCACGATCTCACCGGTGTCCGAGAGGTCGAACTGTTCCGCCAGCGGATGGATCGGCAATCCCGGCATCCGCAGGATCTCACCGGTAATGGGAACCAGGAACCCCGCGCCCGCCGCGAGCTGGATCTCGCGCACGGTGACCAGGAAGTCCTTGGGCCGTCCCAGCAAGGCGGGGTTGTCCGAGAGCGATTGCTGGGTCTTGGCGATGCACACCGGGAGCTTGTCGTAACCCAGCTTGGCGAGCGCCGCCTTGTCGCGGCGCGCGCGCGCGTGGTAATCGACGGCCTCCGCGCCGTACATCTCGGCGGCGACCGTGGCGATTTTCTTCTCGATCGGATCGTTCCAGTCGTAGAGCGGGCGGAAGTGCGGCTTGGCCCGCTTCGCCACCGCCCACACCGCTTCGGCCAGCTCGCAACAGCCCTCGCCGCCTCCGCTGAAGGGCTGGGCGCTGACCGCCGTGAGCCCGTGCACCTCGCAGTGCTCGCGGACCAGCGCGACCTCGTCCTCGGTGTCGGTGGGGAATCCGTTGATCGCCACCACGCAGCGCTGCTCGAACTTTCGGATGTTCTCGATGTGCTTGTCGAGGTTCTCGAGTCCGCGCCGGACGGCCTCGCAGTTGGGCGTGCCGATGTCGTCCATCGGGACGCCGCCATGCATCTTGAGCGCGCGCACCGTGGCCACCAGCACGGTGCAGCACGGGGCAAAACCTCCGTAGCGGCAATTGATATCGAAGAACTTCTCGGCTCCGAGCTCGAAGGCGAAGCCCGCCTCGGTCACCACGGCCTCCGCGTAGGCCATCGCCATGCGGGTGGCGGTGATCGAATTGGTGCCGTGGGCGATGTTGGCGAACGGACCACCGTGCACCACCGCGGGACATCCTTCGGTCGTCTGCACGAGGTTCGGCTTGATCGCGTCCCGCAGGAGCGCCGCCATGGCGCCCACCGCGTGGAGGTCCGAGGCTTTCACCGGCGTTCCATCCGGGCGGTAGCCGACCACGATGCGCCCCAGGCGCTGCTTGAGGTCGGGGATGCCGTCGGCGAGGCACAGGATCGCCATCACCTCGCTGGCCGCCGAGATGTCGAAGCCGGTCTCGCGTGGGACGCCTTCGCTTCTTCCGCCCAGGCCGATCACGATGTCACGCAGCGCGCGGTCGTTCATGTCGAGCGCGCGCTTCCACACCACGCGGCGCGAGTCCATGCCGAGCGGGTTTCCGTGGTGGAGCGAGTTGTCCACCATCGCGGCCAGCAGATTGTGCGCGCTCGAGACCGCGTGGATGTCGCCGGTGAAGTGGAGATTGACGTCGATTGCCGGCTCCACCTGCGAGCGTCCGCCGCCGGAGCCTCCACCCTTGAGCCCGAGATAGGGACCGAGGGATGGCTCACGCAGCGCGGCCATCGCCCGAACGCCGCTCTTGCAGAGTCCCTGCACCAGGCCGACCGAGGTGGTGGTCTTGCCTTCGCCCGCGGGAGTGGGCGTGATCGCGGAAACCAGGATGAGCCGCGCTTCGAGCTTCTTGCCGTCGAGCGCGCTCAGCGAGATCTTCGCCTTGTGTTTCCCGTAAGGCTCGAGATGACGTGAATCGAGCCCCAGCGCTTCGGCAACCTCGGTGATTGGCCTCATGCGGATCGCGACTATAGCGCAGCCCGGCATTCGGTCGTATGGGACCGATGGACCAGTCCGTTACGCTGTCCAGAAATGCCCGAGCTTCCGGATGTCACCCTCTATGTGGAGCACCTCGAGCGGCGCCTGATCGGGCAGCCGTTGGAGCGCGTCCGCATCTCCGGGCTCAACCTGCTGCGCACCGTGGAGCCGAGCTCGGACGATGCCGTCGGTCAACGGGTGCGCGAGCTGCGCCGGCTGGGCAAGCGCATCGTGATCGGGTTCGAGAACGATCTCTTCTTCGTCCTCCATCTGATGATCGCGGGCAGGCTTCACTGGAAAGAGCGCGGCGCGACCGCGGCCGGCAAGACCGGACTCGCGGCATTCGACTTTCCCCACGGGACGCTGACGCTGACCGAGGCCGGCACCAAGAAACGCGCCGGGCTTCACGTCGTCCAGGGCGAAGCCGCGGTCCAGGCGCTCGACCCGGGCGGCATCGAGCCGCTCACGTGCAAGCTCGAGGAGTTCGAGGCTGCGCTCACGCGAGGGAACCACACGCTGAAGCGTGCGCTCACCGATCCCCATTACTTCTCGGGAATCGGCAACGCGTACTCCGACGAGATCCTGCACCGTGCCCGGCTCTCACCCCTGGCCTCGTCCACACGGCTCGCCCCCCACGAGGTGAAGCGGCTTTGGCAGGCGGTCCGTACGGTGCTGGCCGAATGGACGGAGCGGCTCAGGTCGCAGTTCGGCGACGAGTTCCCGGAGAAGGTCACCGCGTTCCGCCCCGAGATGGCCGTGCACGGCAAGTACAGGAAGCCCTGCCCGGTGTGCGGCTCACCCGTGCAACGGATCGTCTATGCCGACCATGAGACCAACTACTGCGCGCGTTGCCAGACGGAAGGCCGGCTGCTGGCCGATCGCTCGCTGTCCCGCCTGCTCAAGTCGGATTGGCCGCGCACGCTCGAGGAGCTGGCGGACTAGGTCGCGGGACCAGCGACTCGCGTCTTGAGCCAGGCCGCGCGCAGGCCATACACCGCGAGCCCGAGCAGCAGCGCGATCACGATATCGCGCAGCTCGTTCACGCTGCTCCGGGTCATCAGCACGAGGCACGCGATCACCGTGAAGGGCACGACCACGGCCGCTGCGGGAACGACGAACGGCGCGGCTTCCGGCTCGCGGCGGCGCAGCGGGAAGACCGCGAGCGCGGTGACGAGGTACTGGACCAGCCGAGTGATCACGTTGAGACCGAGGAGATAGGTGAAGGTTCCCGTGATCGCCAGCGCCACGCCGCCGGTGGTGATCACCACGATCGCCGCCAACGGGGTGAGGAAGCGCGGGTGCAGCCCCGCCAGGGATGCCGGCATGTGCCCGCGCTCGGCCATCGCGAACAGCACGCGCGGACCTGCGAGCGTGGAGCCGGCGAGCGTGCCCAGCGTCGACACGAATGCTCCGAGCGCGATCACGCCCCCACCCACGCCACCGGCGAATCGAGCCGCCGCGTCGGCCAGCGGCCGCTTCGAGCTGGCCAGCTCCGGAAGTGTTCCAATGCATACGGTCTGGATCAGGACGTAGAGCAGCGTCGCCGCTCCGATTCCCATGAGCAGGGCGAACGGGGCGTCACGGCGGGGGTTCTTCATCTCTCCTGCCGTCACCACCG includes:
- a CDS encoding amino acid permease; protein product: MTPASPPSVAVLGVASPPRQQLVRAIGRWTMVALMINMIVGSGIFGLPARVFGQSGPWSLLAYVGCALVIACITLCFAEVSSRFAGSGGPYLYASEAFGPMTGYVVGWLMVVTRMTSLAIIANIMADYLAYFWPAASAGPIHTAIMVLAMLALAVLNATGVREGAGVCAMLTVVKLLPLLLFIAFGLSFIQPHRFAGPAPGGELITQSVFQLIFAFGGFEAAVVTAGEMKNPRRDAPFALLMGIGAATLLYVLIQTVCIGTLPELASSKRPLADAAARFAGGVGGGVIALGAFVSTLGTLAGSTLAGPRVLFAMAERGHMPASLAGLHPRFLTPLAAIVVITTGGVALAITGTFTYLLGLNVITRLVQYLVTALAVFPLRRREPEAAPFVVPAAAVVVPFTVIACLVLMTRSSVNELRDIVIALLLGLAVYGLRAAWLKTRVAGPAT